In Apis mellifera strain DH4 linkage group LG1, Amel_HAv3.1, whole genome shotgun sequence, the sequence GGTCCTTGAACTTTAATTAATCCGTACCACAATTCCgttcttcgaatattttgataGAATAAGAGGGATGAATATTTTGCGTACGATACCGTAGAAAAGTGAGACAGAGGAGAAGGGAGTGAGGGAGCAAAGAAACAGGACTCTTGGGGCTCGTTGCCACCCCATTATAGCATTTGCTCTTCCATTTCGCATGGCGAAATGGTGAAAGCGCGTGCCCCGTTTTTCCTGCCACTCTCCACCGATATTCTCGACTACTCTCTGTCACCCTCTTAACCGCGATCCCCATACTCCTCCGCTTTAACCGATGCTTCTGGATCCGCTCGGGTACCATTCGTCAGTGGCATTACCTCTATTGTACCGTGCAACATTTGTATATTGCATATCAAATATCGGTAGTCGGACACTGCTTCCTTGATTAAACTTGTTACgtacgagattttttttttttttttcttaatttagtTAACACACTATTCTACTACGAAGGAAAGCAGtatctattgaaaaaataatcgaatgataaattttaactgcTTTATTAAGCAACAACAATTATtagcaattaatttttcaacaaaatattatattttactcttctttaacatttcatattttcttttgcagGTAATATCTTCTTCCATCGGTTGGACAGTACAAGTTAAGGAAaagtaattggaaaaataaagatgacTTTAGATCATTTGcacgaaagattaaatttttatatctaaatctaAGTTTAATGATCGAGTGAAATCATGatgcaatgaaaataatagttaCACAATTAAAATTCCTTGACATGTTTCTGTTTTTCGCCCATTTTGAAGATCAAAATCAAAGAGTAAAACGCAATACACACAGTTTTCTGAATCGTAGAAATCGTTATCTGTAATTAAACGAAGTATGAGATATTTATCTTCGATAGCAGTCCTCACGCGTGTCACAGCGATACCATAGACGCTAACGTTTACAAAAATCTGATTCGACTGATCCcatgaatttaattgaattgcaATCTCGAGTGGTTCGCAGTTATATTTCGTAGTATGCGATACAAGATCGTCCCAACATTACAACGTTTAAAAGTACGAAGATGCAAATTACAAAGTGAAGTGTAAAGAtgagtaataaatattgacaGCAAATCCGGAAACAATTCATATTTTCGAACCAGAaataagaagattaaaatattattgagcCTCTGGACACTTTAAGTGTCAAGAAAAATCCCTACTTTGACCCTCATCCCTTATTATGATATTACCGTGCAAAGAAGTTAACAGTAAAGGTTCTTAAGTTGTGGCCAAAACCGAGCTAAATAACCGAGCTAAAGGATCAGGTAAGAGAAGAAGCGAATTATTCGTTTACAATGTTTTTCTCTTAAAAGGATTTAAGATTAAGATGAATGCCAAATGACAAATCTCTCGTCGACTTCAACTGGTGACCAATTAATCTTTACTGTTAGCAAAAcaaatcgttcgaaaatattttacgatataattatatattgatgttgaataaatttgataatttcttatttcgcGCGATAAAATTAGTCTTAATGCAATTCAAactaatctaataaaatttttgagcaAATGATTAAGTAATGATTAAGTAAGAttgaataatgattatttgagttaatgatttttcaaatatgtttattatatgatattaaatttttaagatttatatgaTCTGTTTTAGAAGGAGAGCAGatgtaaaattgttaaaaaattagagctacttaaatattttatatttctaataaaatgatcatataattttgtacatCGTaactattatcttattatcttttaaagtgATAActaaatcaaatttcttttcatccttCTGTAAAGATTATtactgttaaaaatattattatccgaTCGTTCACCAATCTTCTCACGATGCAACTAAAATGGCTTCAGTAATAAAGTCCGGAGAAATCGCGAATATACCTATTTCTATCGAAGAATCGAGCAAACGCGGTCGTTTCGAAGGACTAATAATTACGAGGAAAAATCGCACATCGACAGGAATATGCGAATACCCGCCACGAAATTGTAATACGTATTCTGAATGCGAGAGTCGTCTTTATACGAGGCAACGGCTGCCTGCAATATAACCATAAAATGCAGATAATAGCCGCTAGAAGGTATTGAAGGGTCGCACGGTTGTGAAAccgtagaaaaaagaaaagaacaggATGAAATTGAGCAGCAAGAAGAAAACAGGATAGAGCTTTGATGCTCGTCGTTCTGACGTCTTCGCGATTATTCCGTATACATGCTACTACTAACTGTATTGTCTGTATTTGAATTGTTGTCAGTTGAAAATAAGGACCTTTTGTGTTTATATTTCCGTAGACAATTTGAATACGACGGTTTAAAATTAACagttttatgtttatatacgaGAAAAAGTCAGTGGATACGAAACGTTGAAAATAAACTAGAATAACTGttgaggatttttttttggaatttttttgaaacttatTGTTGAtactaataattcaaattaattaatgattcgatacgaaattaattaagaaattaaaaattatttcaatcgtaATATCATTTCTATCTCGTTAACATCATGCAATTACAtttgacaatatatatacatgaaaaataattgaagaaatttgaaaaatatttgaaatatttagagaAACATTCAGATATATGTATCTAATGCAAGATATATTATCgtcaattatattcatattattgataaaataatttttatgaaatgatgaataaaattatataaaacatgctcaaattatataaaacgagcttcaaaatacaaaatgattAACTGATAATTGCTTGaacgtaatttataattgtagcatgcaaatcataaaatattcgagaatgaCACATATCtatatgcatacatatatatataaacatttatttaagtgaaaataatataaaatattattaagcaaACTGATATATTATCGTACCAATAGTATCAATGATGCAGACTTCATGAACCGTTGAATCTGCATTGTTGTTTATTGTTATGTTGCATGCTGcaatgatagaaaatatatatcactaagtaattaaatatttttatcgcgacATAAACATTTTTGGCATCCTAATCAATAGAATATCGAAAAtggatttatcaattatatcgaatCAAATCGATGTCTTCTAACTAAATCatttaactataaaaattactaagaTGTAGtatctaaattttcttttataaatttctaataataatttaattctttatctattaattttctataaacattatattttcttcaattcgaaATTACATCGTAATTTTCTAAGCCATAAATCTTTTCTACCGCAAATATAGTACTATAATAGGAAGCTCAAACGATAGATTATACCTAtacgagaaattaattaagaaaaatttaaataattaaaatctgtaatattacaaatcaagaaataatttcaatataaaaagttataattttaaatataattttaaatttctctaaaaCTATATTAGCTTGACCtttatcattgaatatatgtatctatataaaacttttatacgtTACTTgtttggtaaattttttttatacaatatagtttgaaattttgaaattcaattcaataaaattcaattattaaaatgtttccaCTTGAATAAATGGTAAATAAGTGGTAATGGTAAATAATggtaaataagtttttaatgaaatctttTGTCGTTATATGATTCCTGAAACCACCATGACACGAAAGAGTAGCATTCCCGGTTTCGTTGGTCCGGTTGAAAATCGGGGCGACAGCAAGAGAGGACGGAGATTATCTCACAAATATTTGAGAGCAATTAGATGTTTGCTCGTCTGTTACCGTGTTTACATTGTTCTTCGTATCTAGACCGCAGACGTGTTTGTAACCGTGCACGATGTACACCAAGTTCTCCAtggatatttcatttaaatttttctttcatttattcgtatattcgtataattaatcaatttataatataaaattataaaatttaattaatcattatgtcattattaattattatattgaattttattttttatattataaaatgtcttaacgaaaaattaagaaagaaaaattcggctgaagaagaaattcgaaacattttcaaaacattaacgaaaaatattctacaGTATGTACATCAAACAGTAAGtagatatacataatatttcgaattttttattgtaaacaaaaaaaaacatcgtATTTGTCGACATAGAAAACTAACGTCctgttcaaatatattttaaaccaagtaaatattttaataaaatacaacatAATAGctgaaatagaatttatcaagaatatttcaatcattttttcgtAGATCTATTCATCAATTTTACaagaatgataatatttaaagaatagaattatatacaaaGTACGTAAATGAAAAGATCTTGTGATACGATCGCGATTCCATTAATGCGGACATTTTATCggtattaagaaattttagtttaattttgttttaatgtaataattagaatttcgtttaaagaacaaattttattttacgtgaACGAATTgtgaacaaaataattacgctaaaatttacgttaaaattatgtaatttatcaatttatttatttatatatttttcaaatcgaataattGTTTTCTTGTACCGTTAACGAGTTGTATAAatgttgtataaataataaacgattaataaataaacgattgaTATCGAATTTGATACATTGGAAAGGTATCaagtattaagattttaacgaacgattttgtaaaattttgttatgtatcgttttcttttcatcgttttcttttacgtacttatatatcaattagtCTGACGAATTCAACAATTCCAGATCTTTAcacgaattttattcgaaaaagaaaatagaaaaaagaaataatttcgtatcTGTATTCATTTCCATTTCGATTATCTCATTATAtgtggattaaaatttaatcggtaataatttcatagaatattatttcggattttttaattgtacttacttattcaaaataacttagaatttaaatagaatagaatatgaaTCGAATGATTTAACTATATTCTAtaagtaaattgaaaattatgaaaataacactattttttacatatttttcgtttatagctatatatttttcgtttctctaTTTGATTTACTTTTTCGAATATCTTGATATATCTTACAgatcaatattatcaatattatcaattattagttttattaattaatataataatttttattaattattactattattagttattaactattattattactattgttagttattaactattattattattagttattattattattgttgttagttattaattatttaaacataaaagaaaaaaaaaagaaaggaaaattaaacttCAATTTCCAGAACTTGAACTAGTAGAatgattttatagaatattaattaatatattttgtaaatatgaaGATATctgctttttaaattttattttctattcttatcgCGCTTATTAGATACTACATCATTATAtcgatatcaaattatttatttattgcaattcatggttttgaatttttaacgaaaatttaatcaaaatttaattcaaaaaactaTCATAACAAGattacgataatttttcttacttaataaatatattaataataaatttttttctcatttaccTGGGTTCGGTTGACTCTGATATGATGTCTTCTTCATCCATTCGTATGGACTTCTAACCTGAGCTGGTCTCGGTGTTGTTGTGCTGTTGTTATTGTGCTGCACGTTGGTGTTAGTGTTGCTCACGCTACTATTATGTCccatattattactattgttTCTGTTGTTAGGTGAAATACTATTGTTGCTATTATTAGTCGGTGGAGAAGTTGGATTGCTGGAATTGCTCATTTCGCTTCCGCTGATGGTGTTTGGTGGACTTGTTTCTCCAGCTCCAACCCCCGTGTTTGCTTCATCGCCGGTCCAATCTGTCACTCCGCTTACTTGCGACTGTTGATATACCGGCTGATGATGTTGGTATTGGAGGTGTGTGTACGCGTGAGCATGATGTGACCAGCTCGGTAGAACCTCCGCAGGATCTAAGTACTGCTGTCCGGCAGCCTGGTGGTGTACTCCGTGCGGATGTCCATGGTACCCGTACCAATATTGTTGGCTACCGTCGGCAACAGATGAATTATTCGCGTGCTGTTGCGTCTGTTGCACTTGAGTTTGTTGCATCTGTTGCCCTAATGGTTGTTGGCCAACAATCTGTTGTTGCTGCCGGTACATCGCGAATGGAGTGTAGTACGGCATCATACCGAGCCCGCTGATGTCCGCCATTGAGGTAAGAGATGATATTATGCACTtgtactatataaatatatatatatatttttacgccTATCAATAggctatattaataaatatccagCTTATCAATGAAgctgtattaataaatatccagCTTATCAATGAAGCTGTcgtcaatataaaaatattattaattcgagtttttcataataatttaattgtgtgtgtgttaaaaatgttaaaattttttgaatctatTTCCATGGAGCACTGAGaagaattgagaaatattaacACTTGAGTATATATTTAGCGAAAAGACTGTTCTCCGAAATGGACTAATGCACTCACGGAATTCTTGGGGTACACTGCACAGAACGAAAGGTAACGATCATCAGTTAGATGACCGTTGAGCACCCGCGATGTTATTGAGATGTTGGTTACGACTGCTTCCTGATTTGTGACCATCGAAGGATCCGACAACTTTACTTAAATAGCAAAGTCCGCCTACAGCGTGCTTATATCCCCACCACGCGGTCACTTTTCCGCCAATCGTCATTCGGCTCTCCACTCTCCAACCGTAATGGCCGTTCGACCATCGTCCCAACGCCCAAACATACCGCTATTCGATAAAATACGCGCAGAAGGCGGTCCTCACGCCTCCGAAAACGCGATTCCCATGTAAAAGATGCGAAATAGACAATATTTTTCCCGCTTATCGCACTTTACCAGCATTTGTCCacgttatgaaaatatatctttcgtCTTTGTGTGTTTACATGACCTCTACTTCTAGTGGgagaattcttttaattggATGCATGCAAGAAAGTTAAAATTGTTAGATTTGACTTTCACGATATTGTTTTGATAgtgtaatgtataatttttaataatttttttacactttGCTTTCCCCAATTATGCTTACTtattaattgagaaattttttaatatttttaatataaatagttttaatataaataatttaatgtttttaatttttgaattagtgtttttaattttcgagttattttttttaattgtacatACAAATGTatacaacaaaattattacCATGAAAGTTTGTTATTGTGTAGTTATATTACAGTTAGTTCTAgtcaaatatcatataaattaaataacatcgtggttataactatttttaaggaatcataattaacaatatttttattcatttttattgaaaatgaaaaatacaaaatttagaaggaatttatataatcaattccATGCAAaaagtaatagaaaaaattacatttacagcattctaaattttaattttatttgacttttatgaattgaaatattttaaaatttaaatgataagtaattattttattacagtaaatattataattatgaacgataatattgtattgttatattattttatttaatattacatgtaaataagtatatttagataattgatgtatattttttgagttttatatatattgatgtatGGATGGGAATCGCGTTCATTGCACCAAGCCAACAAATtagtatgatattttattgcgTGGTCGTAACAAAATCATACATAATTAAGAatgtataacaatta encodes:
- the cad gene encoding homeotic protein caudal (The RefSeq protein has 1 substitution compared to this genomic sequence) — protein: MADISGLGMMPYYSPFAMYRQQQQIVGQQPLGQQMQQTQVQQTQQHANNSSVADGSQQYWYGYHGHPHGVHHQAAGQQYLDPAEVLPSWSHHAHAYTHLQYQHHQPVYQQSQVSGVTDWTGDEANTGVGAGETSPPNTISGSEMSNSSNPTSPPTNNSNNSISPNNRNNSNNMGHNSSVSNTNTNVQHNNNSTTTPRPAQVRSPYEWMKKTSYQSQPNPGKTRTKDKYRVVYTDHQRLELEKEFHYSRYITIRRKAELALSLSLSERQVKIWFQNRRAKERKQMKKREEMERERELKAAESVTSASGAMASLSLGGMLGGLMHNGSSSLGHSSQMFSLNHAPPTLQATQTQSMPNNLQ